Genomic window (Rosa chinensis cultivar Old Blush chromosome 6, RchiOBHm-V2, whole genome shotgun sequence):
AGAAACTTAAACTTAATTCgaaatgctgcaatcaccaaaagGGTCAATTTAATTCAACACCCTTCATGATCCATATCCAAACCAAACCGATCAAATTAAACACATCCTGGAGCACCCTTTTGCTGTGTTCCGTAGCCTCTACTTTAATTGAGAAACACGTCCttcccaaaaataaacaaaattgacAAACACGTTACCGAAAAGAGCGAAGTAACCACTACCACGCATCATCATTTCCACGCCACGTGGTAAAATCAAAACGTCGACTACCAGTACAAAACCACCTGTCCCGCGCCGCACCAGATTCGTCCGCCCCCACCGCCCCCCACTCGCTTTCGAAGAATATTTTagagccttcttcttcttcttcttcaacagcTCCTTTCACTTTGTCTTCCAAACAGAGCTTTACCCTTCGGTTCGGTTCTTAATTGAGGGTTTTGGTCTGATGGCAACGACGTCGTCTTTAAATGAGGCGGAGTTCGAGTACTTGTTTAAGCTGCTGATGATCGGCGACTCCGGCGTCGGCAAGAGCACCCTCCTCTTGAGTTTCACTTCCAATACCTTTGAGGATCTCTCTCCTACTATCGGTAAGTGAAAGTTCCCATTCGCTTAACCTCTTGGTTTTTTATTTCAAAgattacttcttcttctttttcgctGAAAGGTTTTGATATTTTGTAGGTGTGGATTTTAAGGTGAAGCATGTTACTCTTGGGGGTAAAAAGTTGAAGCTGGCAATATGGGATACAGGTAATTAGTTGATACAGTACATCTTTCAATTTAGTTTTTAGTGTAAATGAAATTATTGATCCTTGTGTCGTGTTGGGCACACATTGTCCTACTCTATAGTGAATGGTTTACATTGTCCAAGTTCAATAGTGAATGGTTTACTTTACTTATTTGGTTGTATTGCTAGCCCAATATTAGGAGAGATGTTTTGTTATAGGATCTTACTTATGTGTTATGATAAGATGGGATTTTGGGCTGGTTAGTGTAGGACTTTTAGTTGGTTCTTCATTGGGATAAAATTGTTTATGATGCAGCTGGACAGGAAAGGTTTAGAACTCTTACTAGTTCCTACTACAGAGGAGCGCAAGGCATAATCATGGGTATGTTTTTTCTTGTTTAGTTCTCTCTATCCAATACTTTTGATATGGTATTTCATATTTGTATGTTAGATGCTCTTTAACTGTCGATGGAATTCTTTAGTTGATTTTACTTGTTTATCTAATGCAGTGTATGATGTAACGCGACGGGACACATTTACAAATTTATCTGATATATGGGCTAAAGAAATTGACCTGTATTCCACAAGCCCAGATTGCATCAAAATGCTTGTTGGAAACAAGGTTGATAAGGTATGTCCTCCACTATGTTCTGTTATTAATTATCTCACTTTTGTTGTATCATGGTAGTGGATGGTTGGTTTTGATCCAGTATTCCTTTCTATAGATAAGAATCTACATACAAAGTCACCTTAAAGTGGATTTTGTTGTCTCTTAAGCCTATTAGACATTAGAAGTATTGATGTAGAATAGAGAAACATACATCCAGAAGCAGATGTAAGAATGGATTCTGCTATTTGAGTAActgtttccttttatttttgttgattttgagTACCCTTCCGCTGAGGGTATCCCTCttgttgattattattattataattaatagCTAGTGTTGGAAACTTTGTGTTAGTCTGTTTGTTTGATCAGTCAGATCTTTCAAGGAGATGTTTTTCAGTACCTAAATCATGAATGGTGCAGATCATTATTCATGGATAGTTTCGCATGCACGCACTCGCTTAAGTTGCAAAGTTTGAGGGATCCCTTAGTTTAAATGTAATACATGTATATGTATGCCTTCTTTGACGAGTAGAATTCCACTAACCTGTTACATTTGCGTTCTATCTATTTAGGCAGTCTGACAATTGAAACCTTTGATTATTACAATTATAGTAATCTTGGAGCTGTAATACTAACTTTGACTTAAATACAATTAAATACTAGATTTTTGTATTCCATCTGTCATCAAGCGCCATTGACATAATTTTATATTACAGGAAAGTGAAAGGGTTGTTAGCAAAAAAGAGGGGCTGGACTTTGCAAGAGAATATGGATGCCTTTTTCTTGAGTGTAGTGCAAAAACACGAATAAATGTGGAGCAATGCTTCGAGGAACTTGTCCTAAAGGTATGGCCGCCGTTATTATGTTCTGTTACTTATACTTGGACTTCGAGCGTAAATTTGCATTGTGATGGTGTGATTGTGTTTGACTGGCAGATCTTGGAGACACCCAGTCTCCTGGCAGAGGGCTCAGCAGGTGTGAAAAGGAATAATATCTTCAAACAAAAACCTCAGTCTGAAGTGTCAACAGGTGGCTGTTGCTCATATTGAACTCCGAGATTCCAATATTTAGTTACATTTTTTTCTCTAGCATTTTCTTATTTTCCGCTAATTTATATGTGATATTAACAGTCCAACTCCAATTGTTATGTTCTGTGATTTTATCTTTATCCCAACCAGTGTTGATTAATATCTTCAGGTTTCAGAGTTCTATGTGAAGTTTGTACTATTCTTTTCCCATCTTTTTTTGGCCAATCATGAGGTTTTATGTGAACTTATTATCTTTTGATACCAGACTAATTGTTGCACCCTTTGTTATTTTCTCCTttaattttcttctttcacCAATGTTTTCCCCCACCTCTTCCCCTCCATGCCA
Coding sequences:
- the LOC112172793 gene encoding ras-related protein RABC1, which produces MATTSSLNEAEFEYLFKLLMIGDSGVGKSTLLLSFTSNTFEDLSPTIGVDFKVKHVTLGGKKLKLAIWDTAGQERFRTLTSSYYRGAQGIIMVYDVTRRDTFTNLSDIWAKEIDLYSTSPDCIKMLVGNKVDKESERVVSKKEGLDFAREYGCLFLECSAKTRINVEQCFEELVLKILETPSLLAEGSAGVKRNNIFKQKPQSEVSTGGCCSY